In one window of Candidatus Zixiibacteriota bacterium DNA:
- a CDS encoding sigma-70 family RNA polymerase sigma factor: protein MTDKIKDEDTLAIERVLGGDDNAFEILVKKYQKRIYFLALRMTKSHDIADELAQESFVKAYISLSSFHKGKSFYTWLYRITVNLVLNYLKHAKFSVSLDTPSGRTFLENIPKSPDQLNILVSAEQMEVFQGALDSLPQAQKAIFMLRVYDEFSYDKISEIMGCSVGTVMSRLFRARTKLKNALLETEKKENGKLQK from the coding sequence ATGACTGATAAGATAAAAGATGAGGATACGCTTGCTATTGAGCGGGTTTTAGGCGGCGATGATAATGCGTTTGAAATCTTGGTTAAAAAGTATCAGAAGAGGATTTATTTCTTGGCATTAAGGATGACAAAAAGCCACGATATCGCTGATGAGTTGGCGCAGGAGAGTTTTGTGAAAGCTTACATATCGCTGTCGAGCTTTCATAAAGGGAAAAGCTTTTACACATGGCTTTACCGGATTACTGTTAATCTCGTTCTGAACTACTTGAAACATGCGAAATTTTCGGTTTCATTGGATACACCATCCGGGAGAACGTTCCTTGAAAATATTCCGAAAAGCCCCGATCAATTAAACATTCTTGTCAGCGCAGAACAGATGGAAGTCTTTCAGGGCGCTTTGGATAGCCTTCCGCAAGCTCAGAAAGCGATTTTTATGCTTAGAGTATATGATGAGTTTTCTTACGATAAAATATCAGAAATTATGGGGTGTTCGGTTGGCACTGTTATGTCGAGGTTATTCAGAGCCAGAACCAAGCTTAAGAACGCCCTTTTGGAAACCGAGAAGAAGGAAAATGGCAAACTGCAGAAATAA